Proteins from one Dysgonomonas sp. HDW5A genomic window:
- a CDS encoding PKD domain-containing protein — MKSIIISILFFVFAFTTYAQKEANWWYFGANSGLNFNNLQTVISSKGLSTPDMPSPVIGPLNTSEGSFTLSDSDGNLLMSGDGVTIYNRLNAVMANGTGMLGGSSSTQSGIIVPVPGSDSLFYAISVINNEQPAGITYSIVDISLNGGNGAVTSTKNVELLAGPTDENITATRKRDSPNFWLIHRRLSTSATEGCVIHVWEITSTGIVNHNIYPFAIQPTAPGITFYRNFAGYIKVSPDGTKFATAIDDSNINRTGILSGIFNPKTGVPSDVRFRSPSSSTNWYNFDFSPSGKNLFITGENYSPTTNRTPLQQITWNDLRNTTNSATYIPADTVYVSSLQLAADGRIYGVRVGRKEIVAIMNPEEDYAAADVRFFPNYLINNASFGLPNFMSAFFVADVKGQSFACMGNTAKYTVEITMSGTPDENAVKLIWDFGDGSPTIEQSVTLGTTIYQQSHIFSAVGAYTLTVTPYKSDNTPLKSLVYSVRILDCSIMTNRMVRTRLLNSDLQQ; from the coding sequence ATGAAATCTATCATAATATCCATACTATTCTTCGTTTTTGCTTTCACCACATATGCTCAGAAAGAAGCAAACTGGTGGTATTTTGGTGCTAATTCGGGATTGAATTTCAATAATTTACAAACAGTAATTTCATCAAAAGGCCTCTCAACACCCGATATGCCTAGTCCTGTTATAGGACCTCTAAATACAAGTGAAGGGTCGTTTACACTTTCTGATTCTGATGGAAATCTTTTAATGTCGGGAGATGGAGTTACTATTTATAACCGGCTTAATGCAGTTATGGCAAATGGAACAGGTATGTTGGGAGGATCGTCTTCTACTCAATCGGGAATTATAGTGCCTGTACCAGGTAGCGATAGTTTATTTTATGCAATCTCTGTGATTAATAATGAACAGCCTGCCGGTATAACTTATTCTATAGTAGATATTTCTCTTAATGGAGGAAACGGAGCTGTAACAAGTACTAAAAATGTAGAGTTGTTAGCCGGTCCTACAGACGAAAATATCACAGCTACACGTAAGAGAGATAGTCCTAATTTCTGGTTGATTCATCGCCGGTTATCTACTTCGGCTACAGAGGGCTGTGTTATTCATGTTTGGGAAATAACCTCTACAGGAATAGTAAATCATAATATTTATCCATTTGCTATACAACCAACAGCACCGGGGATTACTTTTTACCGTAATTTTGCCGGATATATTAAGGTTTCACCCGATGGAACTAAATTTGCGACCGCTATAGATGACTCAAATATTAACCGCACAGGAATCCTAAGTGGTATATTTAATCCTAAGACGGGAGTACCTTCTGATGTGAGATTTCGAAGTCCCTCTTCCTCTACAAATTGGTATAATTTTGATTTTTCTCCTTCCGGAAAAAATTTGTTTATTACCGGAGAAAATTATTCTCCAACGACTAATCGTACACCTTTGCAACAAATAACGTGGAATGATTTGCGAAATACAACAAATAGTGCAACATATATACCTGCCGATACCGTATATGTATCAAGTTTGCAACTAGCAGCCGATGGTCGGATATATGGAGTCAGAGTAGGCCGTAAAGAGATAGTGGCCATTATGAATCCCGAGGAAGATTATGCTGCGGCAGATGTACGCTTTTTTCCCAATTATTTAATAAATAATGCCTCTTTTGGATTACCTAATTTCATGTCTGCTTTTTTTGTAGCAGATGTGAAAGGACAATCATTTGCCTGTATGGGAAATACCGCAAAATATACGGTTGAAATAACCATGTCGGGTACACCTGATGAAAATGCAGTCAAATTGATATGGGATTTTGGAGATGGAAGTCCTACCATTGAGCAGTCTGTGACTTTGGGTACTACTATTTATCAGCAATCTCACATTTTTTCTGCAGTAGGAGCATATACACTCACGGTAACACCCTATAAATCGGATAATACACCATTGAAATCACTCGTATATTCGGTGAGGATTTTGGACTGCAGTATTATGACCAATCGTATGGTTCGAACAAGGTTACTAAATTCGGACTTACAACAATAA
- a CDS encoding NUDIX hydrolase N-terminal domain-containing protein: protein MKIEKELLEIAQKIRALSQTGLVYSDNEYDTERYEELLHLSNSMTALISGNEVSVIEGCFRVEDDYVTPKVDVRAVVFNDKDEILLVQERADGGWAIPGGWADVGYSPTEVAVKEVKEETGLNVEPIQLLAVLDKKCHNHPPAPHYAYKIFILCKWIDGEFTSAFDILDKGFFKQNELPPLSEERTLKSQIDLMFEYKNNPDKKAIVD from the coding sequence ATGAAAATAGAAAAAGAACTTCTAGAAATAGCTCAAAAAATACGAGCTTTGTCACAAACCGGATTGGTTTATTCTGATAATGAATACGATACCGAACGCTATGAAGAATTACTTCATCTAAGCAATTCTATGACTGCACTCATTAGCGGTAACGAAGTGTCCGTTATTGAAGGATGCTTTCGGGTAGAGGACGACTATGTAACGCCCAAAGTAGATGTAAGAGCTGTTGTATTCAACGATAAAGATGAGATACTACTTGTACAGGAGAGAGCCGATGGCGGATGGGCTATCCCCGGAGGTTGGGCCGACGTAGGATATTCTCCTACAGAAGTAGCCGTAAAAGAGGTAAAAGAAGAAACAGGTCTGAATGTGGAACCGATACAATTATTGGCTGTATTGGATAAGAAGTGCCACAATCATCCCCCTGCTCCACATTATGCCTATAAAATATTTATACTTTGCAAATGGATTGATGGAGAGTTCACCTCTGCTTTTGATATTTTAGACAAGGGATTCTTCAAACAAAATGAACTTCCTCCGCTCTCGGAAGAAAGAACATTGAAAAGTCAAATTGACCTGATGTTTGAATATAAAAATAACCCCGACAAAAAAGCAATCGTTGATTAA
- a CDS encoding alpha/beta hydrolase: protein MTSDALEAALWKLGTKKLIANLETDMYKGGAFYDSVPPPNRLFNKYDIETVIIDGSKVYTLSVKDQITTDTIYYLHGGGFACGLSLIHWEIVTYFADKLGYKIVIPDYPLIPKSDYIEIYDFILNLYKEVSKNKGRIFVVGDSAGASLVLGLSQLITKHNLRKPEHLIMISPWMDVAMANPEIETLQPIDPSLDCEGLKYAGQVYSMGDLQSPLVSPIYGDYTDASPMTLIVGTLDLLYPDCHKFSEICKEKGVNLSFYEYENMVHLFPLFNIPQAKEAREIMIAAMQ, encoded by the coding sequence ATGACGAGTGATGCTCTGGAAGCTGCTTTATGGAAATTAGGAACAAAAAAGTTAATAGCTAATCTTGAAACAGATATGTATAAGGGAGGAGCTTTTTATGACAGTGTTCCGCCCCCCAATCGACTCTTCAACAAATATGATATAGAAACGGTTATTATAGACGGATCGAAAGTGTACACCCTATCCGTAAAAGACCAGATAACTACCGATACAATCTACTATTTGCATGGAGGAGGCTTTGCATGTGGGTTATCTCTGATTCATTGGGAGATAGTTACTTATTTTGCAGATAAGTTAGGCTATAAGATTGTTATACCCGATTATCCTTTAATCCCTAAATCAGACTATATAGAAATATACGATTTTATTTTAAACCTATATAAAGAAGTAAGCAAAAACAAGGGACGCATCTTTGTTGTCGGAGATTCGGCAGGTGCAAGTTTAGTTCTCGGATTATCACAATTAATAACTAAGCATAACCTGCGAAAACCGGAACATCTGATAATGATTAGTCCGTGGATGGACGTTGCTATGGCAAATCCTGAAATAGAAACACTTCAACCGATTGATCCAAGCCTCGATTGTGAAGGTCTTAAATATGCAGGACAAGTTTATTCGATGGGCGATTTGCAAAGTCCATTAGTCAGTCCGATTTATGGTGATTATACCGATGCTTCGCCCATGACTTTAATTGTTGGCACACTCGATCTGTTATATCCCGATTGTCATAAATTCAGTGAAATTTGCAAAGAAAAAGGAGTAAACCTTTCTTTTTATGAATACGAAAATATGGTTCACCTTTTTCCGCTTTTTAATATACCTCAAGCAAAAGAAGCAAGAGAAATAATGATAGCTGCTATGCAATGA